GACGGCGAGCACACCCTGACGTTCCAGGGATCGGTGGATCGCGGCATCCGGTTCACCCTCGCCCGCGCGGCGGCCACGCTCGACGGCTGCGTCGTGACAGACGCGAGCCTCTCGTGGGGCCTCAAGGAGTCGTTCCGCACCTACATCGAGGGGATCGCGGCCGGCGGCTGGGAGCTCACCGACGTCGTGTACGAGTACCCGCAGTTCGTCTGGTCGGGCGGGACCGGCTCCGTCGACTCCGACACCCGGACGGGCCTCGTGACCTACGGCGGGGTGATCCGCTTCACGGGCCACGGGGGAGCGCTCGACACGACCCTCTCCAACGCACGGATCGAGCTCGCGGGCGGCACGGGCTACGTCGTCGTCGACATCGCCGGCACGACGCAGGACGGGGCCGCCGTCGAACAGGAGGGCGTGCGCTTCGCCGAGTTCGCCCTCCCGGACCTCGAGATCACCGACGCCGGACTCGTGCTCGACGCTCTTCCCGCGACCTTGACGGATGCCGGTGCCTCAGCCTTCGGCACCTACCCGGCAGGCGAGGAGCTCGATGCCGTCTCGGCTGTCCTCCCCGTCGACGCCGCGTGCGGTGAGCCGGTCGCGGCGATCACCGACGACGAGCCTGTCGCCGAGGCCGCGGAGTCCCAGCCCCTCGCGAGCGAGCCCGTCTCCGACGCATCCGCGTGGCCCTGGGCGATCGGCGGCATCGCGCTGCTCCTCGCGGTCGGAGCCGCAGCGTGGATCGTGGTGGCGCGCCGACGTGCCGTCCACGCGGGCGACAACGACTGACGGATCGGATGGCCCCGGCCCTCACGCGAGGGACCGGGGCCATCCGGCGCGCGAAGTGGGACAATGGGGGTATGGCCGACACGGCGCACGTCCCGCAGGAACCCGAGTCAGCGGCATCCGGTTCCCCCTCCCAGCCGCACGTCTCCGACCGCATCGAGGTCGTCCAGGTGCGGCGGGCACCCAAGTTCTCCGTCTTCCTCGCGCTCGGCGCGGCGCTCGGGCTCGTGGTCGCGATGATTCTGACGTTCGCGTTCCAGGGCACGACGGACGAAAGCCCGAACACGGGACTCATCTACACGCAGGGCCAGGTCTTCGGCTTCCTCGCGCTCATCTGCATCCCGGTGGGGCTCGCCCTCGCGGGGACGGTGGCGGTCATCCTCGACCGCCGTTCGTCGCGGCACATGCGCGATGTGACGGTCGACCACGAATCCGTGCACGGAGAGTAGCGACTACGCGAGCTCCGCGATGATCGGATGGATCGCCGCGTCGAACGCCGCGATGTCACCCCGGAGACCGTCGGTGACGGCGATCGTGAGAGTTCCGATCCACCAGACGCCGCGCTGAGCGAGTGGCAGCACCTGCACGTTGAGCTCGAACGAATGCGCGCGCCTGCCCACGAGCCGTTCATGCTCGGCGATCGCCGAGGCATACGCGCGGTAGGCGGTCCCGGAGCCCGAGCCGACATCGCGTCGATATCGTGCGTGGGCCGCACGGGCGTAGGCGACGGCGTCGGCCGCGAAGGGCGCGACCGCGGCGCGCAACTCGTCCGCCCCCTCGGCCGGCAGCGCGAGCAGGGTCTCGAACCCGTCGACGAGGTCGAGCGGCACCGGCGACGGATGCGCCTGCGGCTCGACCGTCATCTCCCAGAACCCGCGCCACTGGCGCGCGAGCACGTCGCCTTCGGCCGACTCGGCCGGCGGCGCGGAAGGGACGTTCCGCAACGGCGGCAGCTCATCAGGATGCCGGATGCCGAGCACCTGGCGGAGGTAGAGCGCGAGCAGCACCGCCTGACCCGCGTCCTCGCGTACCAGCCACTCCGGCGTCCCGCCCATGGCGCCCATTGTAGGGCGGGCCTCCCGGCCCCGCTTCTGCGCCGGTCGGGGCGATCGCCCGGTGTGTGGGCGGTAGGCTGGGGGCCGTGGCATCCCACGCATCCCCAGCTTCTGATCCGTACGCTCTCGCGGGCGTCGACACGGCAGCAGGTGACCGTGCCGTCGAACTGATGAAGTCGGCCGTCCGGCGCACCCACGGCCCCGAAGTCCTCGGGGGAGTCGGCGGCTTCGCCGGACTCTTCGACGCTGCGATCTTCAAGAGCTACGACAAGCCGCTGCTCGCGACGAGCACCGACGGCGTGGGCACCAAGGTCGCGATCGCACAGGCGATCGACAAGCACGACACGATCGGGCTCGACCTCGTCGGCATGGTCGTCGACGACATCGTGGTCGTCGGAGCCAAGCCGCTCTTCATGACCGACTACATCGCGTGCGGCAAGGTCGTCCCCGAACGGATCGCCGACATCGTCCGCGGCATCGCGCAGGGCGCCCACGAGACCGGCACGGCTCTGGTCGGTGGTGAGACCGCCGAGCATCCCGGACTTCTCGGCCAGAACGACTACGACGTCGCGGGCGCCGCGACCGGCATCGTCGAGGCCGACGCCGTCTTGGGTGCCGAGCGAGTGCGCGACGGTGACGTCGTCCTGGCGCTCGCCTCGAGCGGCCTCCACTCCAACGGCTACTCGCTCGTGCGGCACATCGTCGCCGGGGCCGGGATCCAGTACGGCGACAACGCCGCCGACTTCGGCGCGACGTGGGGCGAGGTCCTCCTCGAGCCGACGCGCCTCTACACGCAGCCGCTCCTTCGCGTCATCGCCGGGAACGACGGCGGCATCCACGCCCTCAGCCACGTCACCGGCGGGGGGATCGCGGCCAACCTCGCGCGCGTCCTGCCGCAGGACACGTGGGTCGAGGTCGACCGCTCCACCTGGTCGCCGCCGCCGGTCTTCCGCGTGCTGGCAGACCTCGGCGAGCTCGATCTGACCGCGACGGAAGGCACATGGAACCTGGGCATCGGGTTCCTCGCGATCGTCGATCAGCGGGTGGCGGATGCCGCGGCATCCGCTCTCGCGAGCGAGGGCATCGCCACCTGGCAGGTCGGTGTCGTCCACTCCGGGGCGCGTCCGGCAGGAGACTTCGAGCAGGGGGCGAAGGGCGTCGACGGCGGCGCCGTCCGCCTCGTCGGCACCTACAGCGAGAACGCAGGAGCACAGTAACCCCCCATGTGCGGCATCGTCGGAATGGTCGGGCAGGGCCCGATCAACCAGGAGATCTATGACGCCCTGCTGCTGCTGCAGCACCGAGGACAGGACTCGACGGGCATCGCGACCGCCGAGCGGAGCGGGACCTTCCACCTCGCCAAGGCGAAGGGGCAGGTGCGCGAAGCGTTCCGCACGCGCGACATGCGTGCTCTCCTGGGCGAGATCGGGCTCGGTCACGTCCGCTACGCCACGAAGGGCGCCGCATCGAACGAAGAAGAGGCGCAGCCCTTCTACGTCAACGCGCCGTACGGGATCGTCCTCGTCCACAACGGCAACCTGACGAACACGCGGGAGCTGACGCAGGAGCTCTTCCGCAACGACCGTCGTCACCTCAACACGTCGAGCGACACCGAGCTGCTCGTCAACGTCCTCGCCAACGAGCTCCAGTCGGCGATCTCGGGCGTGGAGCTCGAGCCCACGCAGATCTTCGAGGCCGTGTCGCGGGTCCACGAGCGGGTCGAGGGATCGTACGCGACCATCGCGCTCATCGCCGGATACGGTCTGCTTGCGTTCCGCGATCCGTTCGGCATCCGCCCTCTCATCATCGGCACGCGGAAGGCCGAGTCCGGCGGTTACGAGTGGGTGGTGGCATCCGAATCGCTCGTGCTCGAGAACGCCGGGTTCGAGGTCGTCCGCGACGTCCTCCCCGGTGAGGCGGTCTTCATCGACCTCGACGGGCACCTCCATACGAAGCAGTGCGCGGCCGATCCGAAGCTCGCGCCGTGCTCGTTCGAGTACGTCTACCTTGCGCGTCCCGACTCGATCATGAACGGCATCGCCGTGTACGAGTCGCGGCTTCGCATGGGCGACCGGCTCGCCGACACGATCGCGAAGTACACGCCGCCCGAGGCGATCGACGTCGTGATGCCCATCCCCGATTCGTCGAGACCCGCCGCGATGCAGGTCGCGCGCAAGCTCGGCGTCGAGTACCGCGAGGGCTTCTACAAGAACCGCTACGTCGGACGGACCTTCATCATGCCGGGCCAAGCGGTGCGCAAGAAGAGCGTGCGCCAGAAGCTCAATGCGATGTCGAGCGAGTTCAAGGGCAAGAACGTGCTGCTCATCGACGACTCGATCGTGCGTGGCACGACGTCCAAGGAGATCATCCAGATGGCGCGGGATGCCGGCGCCAAGAGCGTGACGTTCGCGTCGGCGGCGCCGCCCGTGAGGTACCCGCACGTGTACGGCATCAACATGCCCTCGCGGCACGAGCTCGTCGCGCACGGGCGGACGATCCCCGAGATCGCCGAGGAGCTCGGCGCCGACTACCTCGTCTACCAGGAGGTCGAGGATCTGAAGGCGGCGATCCTCGAGGGCTCCGACGTGGATGACCTCGACATGAGCTGCTTCGACGGCCGCTACATCACCGGCACCGTGTCTCCCGAGTACCTCGAGTGGGTAGAAGGCTCGCAGGAGAGCTGACTCCGCCGACGGCGTCCCGCCGCGGCATCCCGGACGCCGTACTTCCCGACGCCGTACTTCCGGCCGCCGTACTTCCGGGCCGCCGTACTTCCGCCGAGAAGACCCGAACCGCACGGTTTCGGCGGCTCCGTCGACGTTATGCGTCTTCTCGGCGAACCGGGGGCCGGCGCCGCGTGCTGCGATGGCCGACGTCGATCACGGCCGAGAAGACCCGAACTGCGCCTACGAGGCTGATATCGCAGCGGTGTGGGTCTTTTCGCTAAGAGGGGGTCGAGACTGCGCAGACGCCGGAGGGTACGACGAACCTCCCGGCGACGTGGCGCGCGGGAGACCGGGGCGCGACGAAGGTCGCGTGACCGTGGGGTCGGTCAGGTCTTCGGGTACGAGTACGTGTCTTCTTCTTCGTCGTCCTCGACCGCCCACTTGTCGACGTACTGCTCGTCGTCGTGGTGACCGAGTTCGCGCTCCAGAGCGGAGTAGTTCACGCTCGGGCTGTACGACTTGAGTTCACGGGCGATCTTCGTGTGTTTCGCCTTCTGACGGCCACGCCCCATATGCGAGACCCCCTCATTTCTGAGTGGCAGGCTGGTTCGCGAGCCCGCCGCAACGGCATCCGGTAGAACGACCGGGAAGAGTAGCATTCAGAATAACATGCGAGCCCCCGTAGACCGGCGGCTCACCAGCGGCGCCGCGCGGCGCGGGAGGCGGATGCTTATGGCTGAGACAGCGACAGGTTCCCATGGCGCAGATGCATCCGACGATGCCTTCCACGGTGCCGTCATCGCGGGCGTCATTCCCGGCCAGTCGCCGCGGGTGATGAAAGAGGGAGCGCGCTACGCGAAGCTCTTCGGCGCGCCGCTCGTCATCGTCCACGTCGACGTGACCCGTTTCGTCACGTACGAGGATCCCGACGGGTACGTTCACTCCGCTCCCATCGACATCGACCTGTCGTCCGGTGAGACGGCGCTCGAAGACGTGCGCGCCTCTGCATCCGCTCTGCTGGAGAAGTCCGATCTCGTGTGGACCGTCCGCCAGCTCGTGGGAGACCCCGCGCTCGCCATGAAGCATCTCGCCGAACAGCTCGACGCCAAGCTGCTCGTCGTCGGCACGCGCAAGCGGGGGATCGGCGAGTCGATCCGCGAGTTCTTCACGGGCTCGGTCGCCGCGCGCCTCGCGCACCGCCAGGCCCGACCGATCCTCGTCGTGCCCCTGGGCGAACCCGTGAGCGACGACGAGGAGATCTGGCCGGCCTGACGACCTCAGCCGCGCAGTTCGCGGACGATCGCCTTCATGGCATCGTCGAGCGCGTTCTCCAGGTCGTCGACGACGGATGCCGCAAGCTCGCCGCCTCGCGCGACGAAGGTGCGCAGGTCGCTGCGCACGCTCGCGCGGAACTGGCTCACGAGCGCATCGGCGCGGTGCAGCTG
This genomic stretch from Microbacterium sp. SLBN-146 harbors:
- a CDS encoding potassium transporter Trk; protein product: MADTAHVPQEPESAASGSPSQPHVSDRIEVVQVRRAPKFSVFLALGAALGLVVAMILTFAFQGTTDESPNTGLIYTQGQVFGFLALICIPVGLALAGTVAVILDRRSSRHMRDVTVDHESVHGE
- a CDS encoding zinc-binding alcohol dehydrogenase, with the translated sequence MGGTPEWLVREDAGQAVLLALYLRQVLGIRHPDELPPLRNVPSAPPAESAEGDVLARQWRGFWEMTVEPQAHPSPVPLDLVDGFETLLALPAEGADELRAAVAPFAADAVAYARAAHARYRRDVGSGSGTAYRAYASAIAEHERLVGRRAHSFELNVQVLPLAQRGVWWIGTLTIAVTDGLRGDIAAFDAAIHPIIAELA
- the purM gene encoding phosphoribosylformylglycinamidine cyclo-ligase, coding for MASHASPASDPYALAGVDTAAGDRAVELMKSAVRRTHGPEVLGGVGGFAGLFDAAIFKSYDKPLLATSTDGVGTKVAIAQAIDKHDTIGLDLVGMVVDDIVVVGAKPLFMTDYIACGKVVPERIADIVRGIAQGAHETGTALVGGETAEHPGLLGQNDYDVAGAATGIVEADAVLGAERVRDGDVVLALASSGLHSNGYSLVRHIVAGAGIQYGDNAADFGATWGEVLLEPTRLYTQPLLRVIAGNDGGIHALSHVTGGGIAANLARVLPQDTWVEVDRSTWSPPPVFRVLADLGELDLTATEGTWNLGIGFLAIVDQRVADAAASALASEGIATWQVGVVHSGARPAGDFEQGAKGVDGGAVRLVGTYSENAGAQ
- the purF gene encoding amidophosphoribosyltransferase; this translates as MCGIVGMVGQGPINQEIYDALLLLQHRGQDSTGIATAERSGTFHLAKAKGQVREAFRTRDMRALLGEIGLGHVRYATKGAASNEEEAQPFYVNAPYGIVLVHNGNLTNTRELTQELFRNDRRHLNTSSDTELLVNVLANELQSAISGVELEPTQIFEAVSRVHERVEGSYATIALIAGYGLLAFRDPFGIRPLIIGTRKAESGGYEWVVASESLVLENAGFEVVRDVLPGEAVFIDLDGHLHTKQCAADPKLAPCSFEYVYLARPDSIMNGIAVYESRLRMGDRLADTIAKYTPPEAIDVVMPIPDSSRPAAMQVARKLGVEYREGFYKNRYVGRTFIMPGQAVRKKSVRQKLNAMSSEFKGKNVLLIDDSIVRGTTSKEIIQMARDAGAKSVTFASAAPPVRYPHVYGINMPSRHELVAHGRTIPEIAEELGADYLVYQEVEDLKAAILEGSDVDDLDMSCFDGRYITGTVSPEYLEWVEGSQES
- a CDS encoding DUF3073 domain-containing protein: MGRGRQKAKHTKIARELKSYSPSVNYSALERELGHHDDEQYVDKWAVEDDEEEDTYSYPKT
- a CDS encoding universal stress protein produces the protein MAETATGSHGADASDDAFHGAVIAGVIPGQSPRVMKEGARYAKLFGAPLVIVHVDVTRFVTYEDPDGYVHSAPIDIDLSSGETALEDVRASASALLEKSDLVWTVRQLVGDPALAMKHLAEQLDAKLLVVGTRKRGIGESIREFFTGSVAARLAHRQARPILVVPLGEPVSDDEEIWPA